DNA sequence from the Xenopus tropicalis strain Nigerian chromosome 4, UCB_Xtro_10.0, whole genome shotgun sequence genome:
acttatataaactatagtagggtttctgtagcaaacaccccagctgtaccggtgcaggaatggctgcccccggggctacacagcggggtatttatataaactatagtagggtttctgtagcaaacaccccagctgtaccggtgcaggaatggctgcccccggggctacacagcgaggtatttatataaactatagtagggttctttAGCAAACATGtcacttttaccagcgcagggcaacagtacattatatttgaattattttttaaaaattgtgttgctgttcctttaatgaatgtcaGGAAGTTATAAGCAGCCTGTACTTACCACACTCCTGCATAACCTGGTATGTTTTGGATTTGATTGGGACCTGGTGGGCCAGCTTGTGTTTTGCTCCTTTAAGGTCTTCCTCCTTCATCACAGGCCTCTTCTTCTTAACTGGGGCACCCTGACAAACATGCACACATCTGAGTTCAGATACAGACAACAGCTCTACTCAGATATTTCTTACTTCCCATAATACAGGCAGACATACACAGCGGCAGGGCATAGTCAGAGGAGATGCCCAATGGGCAGTTAATTAGGCCATAAACTGCCTCCAGCTCATTAGCCTGCAGGCTGCTACATGGAGTTGGCTACAGCTATGAGATCCTACACACAATATAATAGGAGCTATACTACTATAGTATGGCCAGTCACCACTGTAGAGATCTTATTATTGTCAGCCTAATGCTCTAGTTAGGGGAGCTACACGAGGAACTATTACTACAAAGCTCAGTGAGCCATAGCCAATGATTATCTAAGGTATTAGTACCCTCATACATTCTATAGAATGGAGAAATAAAATAGACTTTTAATATCTTCCATTCAGAACAACGGTGCATCGTTGTTCATCCTTCCTACACAGGCTGTCCTACAGTTGCAGTCACTTTCTAGATAAAGAGAAAACAATGTAGTTTCTTTACTTTCCATGTGGGGTATAACTATTCTGGCCTGGAAGGGAGGGGAAAGATAGGGCCATCCATCTCCAAAGGTTTGTTCATGTTATAAACAGAAGCTCACTAAGTGCTCACCATGTGTTAGGATTCTAGAATGCGCTCACACTTGACATAGGCCCAATGGCATGCTAAACTCATCTGGGGCAGATCACTGATTTAACTCTTCAGCCATGCAAGCGCTGAGTGTGCCAGGTCTCCATACAGATCGGAACATTTGTAATGGGGAACAGAGCTGACATTACTTTCTATTTTAAACTCAGAGGGTCACCTTCAGCTGCTCACTTTGCAACATTGTAAACAGATAACAACATAGTGTCTTTTCCTACAGGGGCCAGGGGCAATAGTGGAGAGGAGGGGCGCCTGGCATTGAGTGAAGACTCCCTTCAGTTACTCTAATGTCTGAGAGTCGACATTAAACAACAGATGGAGGGATGCAGGATCCAGAATTTATACACTGAAATTGGTTgctacacagaaaaaaaatgtcctttgtgTCCTATATAAAATGTCCTTTTATCTATAGATTTTCCCTTAAGTGGCCCAAACCTCAAATCAGACAGGAGTTTAAGGAGCAATAATGATTCACAaaacaaataatattataaatggAAACCAAGGAACCATATTTCAGGTTGAATGCCAATAGTGCCACTAGAAGGCAAAGTTTTATTATGTAGGGGGCTCTCTTACTATGAGCAGGGGTGCAAGTGCtgggcactaaggggtgcaagagctgggcactaaggggtgcaagtgctgggcactaaggggtgcaagtgctgggcactaaggggtgcaagtgctgggcactaaggggtacaagagctgggcactaaggggtgcaagtgctgggcactaaggggtgcaagagctgggcactaaggggtgcaagtgctgggcactaaggggtgcaagagctgggcactaaggggtgcaagtgctggccactaaggggtgcaagtgctggccactaaggggtgcaagtgctggccactaaggggtgcaagtgcTGGCCACTAAGGGGTGCAAAGGTGTAACCCTTACAGCCCGTACATTTAGCACTTGCTCGTGTTCCTTACACCTCTCAGAGACAGATGCAGATTACAGAGCTGCCTGTCAGGCAATAGTGAGCCCTAGGACCTCATAGCTTGCACATCATGCAGGGAATGTAAGCTAAGTACATGCCAAGAGATTCCCCATGCCGTCagtatgcatatatacatatggtTGGGTAAATAACCAGCCAGGGCCAGTAATACAAATTTACATTcaatgtagttgctggtaaaaTTGCAATCGtccatcttttttttcccctccattTTCTTTTGTTGCTAAGTCCTGCCTTTTAAACCCTCCCATCTCCAACATTCACCTGATCCGCCCATTTCCCACCCCCTGATGTCATAAACCCACCATTCCCGCCCAGTGACATCATAAGCCTGCCCAATTCCTACCCCCATGATGACACCTATAAACACCTCCACCTGCAGGCTGGTAGGATAGGAGGCAACCCTAGGGCTGGTGGCAAAATGTGGTATCCAAGGGGCAAAATAATGCAGAGTAATATGTTCCaaattccataatataaatatttctggGTAAATAAAGTGGTATACCCTACTTATAGAATGCTGTTGATCACCATGACTGGCAATGAAATTACCAATGATATAGATTCATTTCTGGTTTAAGTCAATGGGACAAGTGTATTGTCTAGCAACTATTCCCGAGTTACTATGTGTATCTGTGCATTGCTTTTAACTAGGGACTTTACTTTCTCCAAACTCTCACGTGTAAATATATTGTGCACCCAGGCACCACCCGCTGTAACCATCCCCATGGCATGCATGCTTTATATGGAAGCCTAGCTTGTAGCCTTTATAAGATACAGGACACAGATTCGCAGCCTGAGATATCTAAATGTTGAAGCTTTTTTAATTCtattagctatatatatatatatatatatatctatacagtatatatagtttttacTTGATAATGAAACCAAACCCTATAATATCCCAGAAATCTCTATTACAGTTAACAACTGCACTCTCACCCCCTCTCTCTGGGTTATCTAGTAACCTAAACCCAGTACTGGCCCCTCCTTCATTCCTCATATCCCATCAATAGCTCAATCACGTCACTTTCACCTATAGACTGTAACACTAGGCCGTTCATCTCACAAGATGCCACCAAATTCTAATTCACTCTCCATGTCACATATTGACTACGGCAACTCCCTATTGATTGGCTTTCCCCTCCATAGACTGTCACCACTCTAGTCCATAATAAATCCTCGTGCTCCTCCTCAGAAGCCTCTCCTACCCTGCCAATCcctatacttttatatttttctcCATCATATATCAATAATCGGCAGGTATTCACAAACATCAGGGTGTAGGGAACCCAAACATTTTTTGCTGGGAGCCCAGAGCCAGATACTGCCCCCTGCTAAATGCAATACCCCAAGTGTCACATCTCTTTCTTTTTTGAACCCTGATTAACCCAAACTCGTGCCTTGCATCTCTTAGCCTCTTACATTGTGTGCTCTAATGAGCAGCAAGTCCCCCTTTATCCTCTGTATGAGTCTGTATTTGTATGTTACaagcggcatagggcaggcagagtatggcacacacaggcagcatagggcaggcagagtatggcacacacaggcagcatagggcaggcatagtatggcacacacaaacggcatagggcaggcagagtatggcacacacaaacggcatagggcaggcagagtatggcacacacaaacggcatagggcaggcacagtatggcacacacaagcggcataaggcaggcagagtatggcacacacaagcagcatagggcaggcagtacatacagtgacacaatgctgaaaacagcagggactaaaaggtgtgaaaaatacagggatttacagcctgaatctgaggtggaacaGTGCAGGGGCCAGTAAATCTcagtaatgataccatttaaagcttatacaagggtaagcagtcacagcagccagacaggtgaggggccacacaggggAGGCCCgtggccagttggacagcactggcctagtgCAATAGGCAAACTCTACTTAACTCTGGGTGCAGAGCACAAGTTTATCCCAGCTTTCATCAAGGTTGGGGGCAAATTTCCTAATATGAACCCTTTCTGCCCCATGCTCTTAAAGCTTATGGTTCACCTTCTCTTCTACATTACTTTGTTTGGGCAGATCCACTGCTATTCATGCAAAGCTCATAAACACTAACCAGTTTTGATGAAAATATTGTGTCTCATAAGGTGGCATCTAACTAATGAACAATGGCTGCTATATATCATGCATAAAACAAAAGAATATGGCTACAGCAAAGATTTCCTTCACGAGTCAGAAGGTGCATAATACTGTTATGTTCTATCttcttggggtttttttgtggttCCTCTGCTTTTTGTTAGTAGTTAGATGAAAAGCTTAGAGCTGGCTGCCCTGCAGCACTGGGCTTACCTGTGGCTGGGACATTCCTGCTGGCCGGGGTCACACTGATGAGAGGGATTCCTTGGGTAACGCTCTGCACAGAGA
Encoded proteins:
- the mustn1 gene encoding musculoskeletal embryonic nuclear protein 1, with protein sequence MSQPQGAPVKKKRPVMKEEDLKGAKHKLAHQVPIKSKTYQVMQECEQSGTTAPSVFSQNRTGGETAFDKPKEGPAKSVFG